From the Labrus mixtus chromosome 17, fLabMix1.1, whole genome shotgun sequence genome, one window contains:
- the ptgdsa gene encoding prostaglandin D2 synthase a has protein sequence MRTSVVAVVMVMCGVMVHADVKPQRDFSLQRFAGRWYRVGLAYDSPKFIPLRDKVKASMGLITPLPNGNVNLTMWDATPVGCLRQVYQYEKTNTPGQFSYFSTRHNMVKDITVVDTNYTDYALVLKHKVFNREYTQVALYGRSSTVRHNIIQRFKAFALSRGFPPASILTPPPAENCPLSGSG, from the exons ATGAGGACCTCTGTGGttgctgttgtcatggtgatgtgCGGGGTGATGGTGCACGCTGATGTGAAGCCACAGAGAGATTTCagcctgcagcgg TTTGCAGGGAGGTGGTACCGGGTTGGCCTGGCCTATGACTCTCCCAAATTTATTCCCCTCAGAGATAAAGTGAAGGCCTCCATGGGCCTGATCACACCTCTGCCCAACGGCAACGTCAACCTGACAATGTGGGACGCCAC GCCTGTGGGATGTCTGAGGCAGGTGTACCAGTATGAGAAGACCAACACACCTGGACAGTTCTCATACTTCAGCACAC GCCACAACATGGTGAAGGACATCACAGTAGTGGACACAAACTACACCGACTACGCTCTGGTCCTCAAACACAAAGTCTTTAACAGAGAGTACACACAGGTTGCGCTCTACG GTCGCTCTAGTACTGTCAGACATAATATCATTCAAAGGTTTAAAGCCTTCGCCTTGTCCCGGGGTTTCCCTCCAGCATCTATTCTGACTCCGCCTCCTGCAG aaAATTGTCCACTTTCAGGCTCTGGATGA
- the LOC132992175 gene encoding protein AMBP-like isoform X1, whose amino-acid sequence MFVWCCGRVDVVYASLASVADRMQSVVSLVSLLVLGSAWTLKAIPVHSEPLVTTQERFDVGRFMGRWYEVAVVSTCPHYMQHKRGNPAIVAMELQQIATVGNFTMTSTHLRNGSCKQTTTHYSVTDTPGRFFHHFARFGADVDSFVVHTNYDGFAMMLQLSTEKPSGIQTTKAKLYSRTMNMGSAVMENFKTLVRHHGMSDDNIIINQSEGGEIQLNTEEEEHHTQNTLCHHSINAL is encoded by the exons ATGTTTGTGTGGTGTTGTGGGAGGGTGGATGTAGTCTATGCGAGTTTGGCCTCAGTGGCTGACAGGATGCAGAGTGTGGTGAGTCTGGTGTCTCTGCTGGTCCTGGGGTCGGCCTGGACCCTGAAAGCCATCCCTGTGCACTCAGAACCTCTTGTCACCACACAGGAGCGCTTCGATGTTGGCAGG TTCATGGGGAGGTGGTATGAGGTAGCAGTTGTTTCTACCTGTCCTCACTATATGCAGCACAAGAGGGGAAACCCTGCCATAGTTGCAATGGAGCTGCAACAAATTGCCACAGTAGGCAACTTCACCATGACATCCACTCATTTGCG gaatGGTTCATGTAAGCAGACAACTACACATTATAGTGTGACCGACACTCCTGGAAGATTCTTCCATCATTTTGCAC GATTTGGGGCAGATGTGGATTCTTTTGTGGTTCATACAAACTATGATGGTTTTGCAATGATGCTTCAGCTTAGCACAGAGAAACCATCGGGGATTCAAACCACCAAAGCTAAGCTTTACA GTCGAACTATGAACATGGGTTCCGCTGTGATGGAAAACTTCAAAACGCTGGTCAGACATCATGGAATGAGTGACGACAATATCATCATAAATCAGAGCGAAG ggGGAGAGATCCAGTTGAATactgaagaggaggaacatCACACCCAAAACACATTGTGTCATCATTCTATAAATGCATTGTGA
- the LOC132992648 gene encoding serum response factor-binding protein 1-like isoform X3, with product MTKAVVLISVLLLGCTWSLQGVHTQEDDGMDQKVNGADAPAVDAPAVDAPAADAPAVDAPVVEVLVVDAPAVDAPAVDAPAVDAPAVEAPAVNATAFNKTEVCVLAPETGSCKMNEEHYFYNSTSMNCEMFIYGGCDGNQNNFENVAECMQRCHTEGEE from the exons ATGACAAAAGCAGTGGTTCTGATTTCGGTGCTGCTCCTGGGTTGTACCTGGAGCCTCCAGGGGGTCCATACGCAGGAGGATGATGGCATGGACCAG AAGGTGAATGGTGCTGATGCTCCTGCTGTTGATGCTCCTGCTGTTGatgctcctgctgctgatgCTCCTGCTGTTGATGCTCCTGTTGTTGAAGTTCTTGTTGTTGATGCTCCTGCTGTTGATGCTCCTGCTGTTGATGCTCCTGCTGTTGATGCTCCTGCTGTCGAAGCTCCTGCTGTTAATGCAACTGCCTTTAACAAAACGG AGGTTTGTGTGCTTGCTCCAGAAACAGGTTCATGCAAGATGAATGAAGAGCATTACTTCTACAACTCCACCTCAATGAACTGTGAAATGTTCATCTATGGAGGCTGTGACGGCAACCAgaacaactttgaaaatgtgGCAGAGTGTATGCAGAGATGTCACACTGAAGGTGAGGAGTGA
- the LOC132992177 gene encoding protein AMBP-like, with protein sequence MQQAVILVPLLVLGWTWTLQGLPVLPEPLFTTQENFDLTQFLGTWHDVASASSCPYMRHHRGDAAIGKLVLEAGTTEGKIKTTRTVLRHGTCKEMTGDYELTSTPGRFFYHITKWASDVDAYVVHTNYNEYAIVIMSKQKTSGNKSTSLKLYSRTMSVRATLLEDFKALVRQQGMSDDTITIRQDKGDCVPGEVEELSAQTQTQTQVLTIHRRKRNMELTVETDELESSGDDSPLFNSTEACNAKPETGPCFGLHQRYYYNSTSMSCELFKYGGCLGNQNNFVTERDCLQRCRTEAVCRLPLAPHACTGQPPIWVFDSSIGLCLPYKQDFCQANGNKFYSKAECEEYCGVVNAADEAELLQVN encoded by the exons ATGCAGCAAGCGGTGATTTTGGTTCCCCTCCTGGTCTTGGGGTGGACATGGACCCTTCAAGGACTCCCTGTACTCCCAGAACCTCTTTTCACCACTCAGGAGAACTTTGATCTGACCCAG TTTTTAGGAACATGGCATGACGTTGCTTCGGCAAGCTCATGTCCCTATATGCGACATCATCGAGGAGATGCAGCCATTGGTAAACTGGTACTGGAGGCAGGCACCACTGAAGGCAAAATCAAGACAACTCGAACTGTACTCAG acATGGAACCTGCAAGGAGATGACTGGGGACTACGAGCTGACCTCCACCCCAGGACGATTCTTCTACCACATCACAa AGTGGGCTTCAGACGTGGATGCCTACGTGGTTCACACCAACTACAACGAGTATGCCATAGTGATCAtgagcaaacagaaaacatcaggGAATAAGAGCACCTCACTTAAACTTTACA GTCGAACCATGTCTGTGAGAGCCACTTTGCTGGAAGACTTCAAAGCACTGGTCAGACAGCAGGGGATGAGTGATGACACTATCACCATTAGGCAGGACAAAG GTGACTGTGTTCCcggagaggtggaggagctgtcagctcagactcagactcagactcaggtACTCACAATACAT CGGAGGAAGAGAAACATGGAGCTTACTGTGGAAACTGACGAGCTGGAGAGTTCTGGTGATGATTCGCCTCTCTTCAACTCAACTG AGGCCTGTAATGCAAAACCAGAAACAGGGCCATGTTTCGGGCTGCACCAACGTTACTACTACAACTCCACCTCGATGAGCTGTGAACTCTTCAAGTATGGAGGCTGTCTGGGCAACCAGAACAACTTTGTGACTGAGAGAGACTGCCTGCAGAGATGCCGCACTGAGG CTGTGTGCCGTCTGCCCTTGGCGCCCCATGCCTGCACAGGCCAGCCACCAATCTGGGTCTTTGACTCCTCTATAGGTCTGTGTCTTCCTTACAAGCAGGACTTTTGTCAGGCCAACGGCAACAAGTTCTACAGTAAGGCCGAGTGTGAGGAGTACTGCGGGGTGGTGAATGCTGCTGATG AAGCAGAGCTCCTGCAGGTAAACTGA
- the LOC132992175 gene encoding protein AMBP-like isoform X2 — MFVWCCGRVDVVYASLASVADRMQSVVSLVSLLVLGSAWTLKAIPVHSEPLVTTQERFDVGRFMGRWYEVAVVSTCPHYMQHKRGNPAIVAMELQQIATVGNFTMTSTHLRNGSCKQTTTHYSVTDTPGRFFHHFARFGADVDSFVVHTNYDGFAMMLQLSTEKPSGIQTTKAKLYSRTMNMGSAVMENFKTLVRHHGMSDDNIIINQSEGECVPGEQVTKPIPAQSQGERSS, encoded by the exons ATGTTTGTGTGGTGTTGTGGGAGGGTGGATGTAGTCTATGCGAGTTTGGCCTCAGTGGCTGACAGGATGCAGAGTGTGGTGAGTCTGGTGTCTCTGCTGGTCCTGGGGTCGGCCTGGACCCTGAAAGCCATCCCTGTGCACTCAGAACCTCTTGTCACCACACAGGAGCGCTTCGATGTTGGCAGG TTCATGGGGAGGTGGTATGAGGTAGCAGTTGTTTCTACCTGTCCTCACTATATGCAGCACAAGAGGGGAAACCCTGCCATAGTTGCAATGGAGCTGCAACAAATTGCCACAGTAGGCAACTTCACCATGACATCCACTCATTTGCG gaatGGTTCATGTAAGCAGACAACTACACATTATAGTGTGACCGACACTCCTGGAAGATTCTTCCATCATTTTGCAC GATTTGGGGCAGATGTGGATTCTTTTGTGGTTCATACAAACTATGATGGTTTTGCAATGATGCTTCAGCTTAGCACAGAGAAACCATCGGGGATTCAAACCACCAAAGCTAAGCTTTACA GTCGAACTATGAACATGGGTTCCGCTGTGATGGAAAACTTCAAAACGCTGGTCAGACATCATGGAATGAGTGACGACAATATCATCATAAATCAGAGCGAAG GTGAGTGTGTTCCAGGTGAACAGGTGACCAAACCCATCCCAGCTCAATCTCAG ggGGAGAGATCCAGTTGA
- the LOC132992649 gene encoding outer membrane protein H.8-like: protein MTKAMVLISVLLLGWTWSLQGVHTQEDDSMDQKVNGADAPVVDAPAVDAPAADAPAVDAPVVDAPAVDAPVVDAPVVDAPAVDAPVVDAPVVDAPVVDAPAVDAPAVDATDFNKTGK from the exons ATGACAAAAGCAATGGTTCTGATTTCGGTGCTGCTCCTGGGTTGGACCTGGAGCCTCCAGGGGGTCCATACGCAGGAGGATGATAGCATGGACCAG AAGGTGAATGGTGCTGATGCTCCTGTTGTTGATGCTCCTGCTGTTGatgctcctgctgctgatgCTCCTGCTGTTGATGCTCCTGTTGTTGATGCTCCTGCTGTTGATGCTCCTGTTGTTGATGCTCCTGTTGTTGATGCTCCTGCTGTTGATGCTCCTGTTGTTGATGCTCCTGTTGTTGATGCTCCTGTTGTTGATGCTCCTGCTGTTGATGCTCCTGCTGTTGATGCAACTGACTTTAACAAAACGGGTAAGTGA
- the LOC132992650 gene encoding protein AMBP-like, whose amino-acid sequence MQSPLLSSVFSPAVCRLPLAPHACTGQPPIWVFDSSIGLCLPYKQDFCQANGNKFYSKAECEEYCGVVNAADEAELLQAN is encoded by the exons ATGCAAAGTCCTCTGttgtcctctgtgttctccCCAGCTGTGTGCCGTCTGCCCTTGGCGCCCCATGCCTGCACAGGCCAGCCACCAATCTGGGTCTTTGACTCCTCTATAGGTCTGTGTCTTCCTTACAAGCAGGACTTTTGTCAGGCCAACGGCAACAAGTTCTACAGTAAGGCCGAGTGTGAGGAGTACTGCGGGGTGGTGAATGCTGCTGATG AAGCAGAGCTCCTGCAGGCAAACTGA